A segment of the Rickettsia bellii RML369-C genome:
TAAAATACCAAGTTGCAACTATTGCTATTCTTCTTTCCCAAAGATTTTCAGATTTTACTAATTTAAAAAGATATTCTTTGTCCTTACCCCATAAATAAGCTCCGATAATATAATGAGCTGAAGCATCAACCAAATTCCAATTATTAACATATTTTGTGTTATCTATATAGAATTCATAAAAAAATTTCTTATCATTATCAGAAGCTTTTTGATATTGATTGATAAGGATAACTAATGCTAAAAGTCTTTCTTCATTAAATCTTGATTTAATAAGCCCGCCTAAATCATCCTTACTTAAATTATAATAAGTTTTAGCTATTTTACGTAAAGTAGGCACAGTCACGCCTATAAATCTATCATGCTCACCATACTGCCCTTCTTTAGTTTTAAAAAAGATTGTTAAGCGTTCTGCAGGAATAGTTGCGGAATCAAGCAGGATATTCCTAATTT
Coding sequences within it:
- a CDS encoding DNA alkylation repair protein — translated: MKENLQQIRNILLDSATIPAERLTIFFKTKEGQYGEHDRFIGVTVPTLRKIAKTYYNLSKDDLGGLIKSRFNEERLLALVILINQYQKASDNDKKFFYEFYIDNTKYVNNWNLVDASAHYIIGAYLWGKDKEYLFKLVKSENLWERRIAIVATWYFIRKNELNLTFKIAQLLLNDKHDLIHKAVGWMLREAGKKDEKQLIDFLNQHISQMPRTTLRYAVERFMPEIRRYYILKN